The genomic segment GATTCGGTCCGTATGGCGTGATGACTGCATCGATGATTGTCGCGAATCGGCTCCCGCTGCATCAGCCCCCTCCTCCTTCGATTCTAGGCACGGAGGGCCCTGGTTCTCCCATTTGAGTAGCAGACGAATTCGCTGGCGGGAATATGCGACCGGCTTGCACCGGTTCCGCGTTGCAAGCAGCCTGATTATCGGAAAGCCAGCGGTCGGGAGAATCAGACTTCGACTCGCTCGAAATGGCGCCGCCCCAGGGACATGGCTCCGCGACCCACGGCGTAGGCCAGGACCATTCCCGCCAGACAGAGCAGGGCCGAGATTCGATCCGGCGGTGCGTCCTCGGCCAGATTTCCGGCGCGGTAGGTCGCCCAGCCGGCCATGACGAGAACGCCGGTCGCAAGAACGAGCGAGACCATCAGGTTGATGGTACCTCCAAGGCCATTGGCGATGCGCGCCGGGTTGGTTTCGCGGAATTGGGGGAGCCGGGCGCCCAGTCCCACGCTGACGCCGCACAGACCATAGCACATCGTGATGATCAGGCCGAAGTGCATCAGGGCCCAGGTTCGCTGCATGCCCAGCACGATGATCGCGGGGATCAACGCGGCTAGGCCAACCGACATTGTGACGGTCATGGCGAAGGCGAACTTGGCCCTGAGCACGCTGCCTCTTGGCATGGGAAGAAGTCCGACGAGCCAGAGCGTCTGCCCCTCCAGCGACACGAGGGGGAACACAAACCGGCACGTAAACGTTGCCAGAATCAGGGTCACGGCGCAGAGATTGAGGTATGGGATCGCCAGGTACCAACCATATCCGGAGAGGTTGGCGCGCAACGTGGGCATGTTTGACAGATACAGGGCGAGCAGGCCGAAGAGAATGGCAAGCTGGCTCCATTGCAGCGGATCACGGAAGAACGTGCGCAGGTCCTTGGCGGCGATCAGTCGCAGCGGCAAGGGCAGATAGGAGAACAGCCGTCCGGCAAGCCCGCCGGAGGAACGAACCGCCTGGCGCCGGGAACCGCCGGCGGCTACGGCCCGGTCGAGGGCATGAAACAACCTGCCGGAAACGACCCGGACCGCGATCCAACTGAGAAACAGCGCGTTCGCGGCCGTGACGCCGAGGTAGAGCAGGGCGTTCTCGAACCGCTCGTGCATAGCTTCATCGATGCCGGCTGCCACCCAGTAGTTGGGCATGAACGCGCTCTGCAGGATCGCCATCCGGGACTGGAAGTCGCGGAGCCAGACTTCGATTTCCTCGTTGCCCAGTTGCATCGAACGGATGCCCGCAAGCACGAGCAACGCAGCGACCACGCCGACGCCGACGAACAGGCCCTGCGAGACCCTCCGCGGGAAATACTCGGCCGTGAGCCAGGCCAGTAGCAGACCCAGCGACGCGGGGATCGGGATGAAAGCAATGAAAAAAACCAGGAAAAGGACATAGAAGAGTGGATTGTCCGTCTGCCTGGCCAGGGCGAGCATCAGTGGAATACCGAGCAGAACCAGGGCCCAACTGGCGAGGACGAGACTCTCCAGATATTTCAACGTGACGACATCGAGCGGTTCCAGCGGGGCGGAAAGCAGGTAAGCGGACTCGCTCTTGCTGAACAGCGCGGAATAGACGATGACCGCGTTGGACAGCGTCAGCAGAATAAGCATGGCCACGAAGAAGAAGTTGAATATCAGGGGAAAGGCGACTGTGGCCTCCAGCGGCGTGTGCCGCAGCTCCCGAAACACGCCCCAGAACATCCCGTACAGCCCGACCCAGATCACGGCGATCATTACCACGGAGAGGCTGAGACGCATGGGCGCTTCGTCAACGGCCTGCAGGATGCGGTTTCTCACACAGCGGGTGCGCACCCTCAGGAGAAGTCCGAGCATGGGGCGGGTGGCAGGGGGGGCGTCAGCCATCAGCCTGGGTCTCCGTCAGTCGCAGGAAGATGTCCTCCAGCGATTGTTGCTGTCGGGCCTGCGAGCGCAACTCGTCGAGCGTGCCGATGGCGATGAGGTCTCCGCGGTTGATGATGCCGATGCGATCGGCCACCGCTTCGGCAATGTCCAGCGTGTGCGTGCTCATGAATACGGTTCCGCCGGCGCGGGTGTGCTCCACGAACAGGTCCTTGACGGCGCGAATGGAGCGCGGATCGAGACCGACCATGGGCTCGTCGATGACCAGCACGGCGGGGTCATGGAGCAGCGCGGCCGCGAGAACGACCTTCTGCTTCATCCCATGGCTGTAGTTCTCGGTGAGCTGATCCAGAAACTCGAGGACATCGAGTCGCCGCAGGAGATGGTCGAGTCGGCGATCGCGCTGAGCATTCGACAGGCCGTACATCTCCGCGACGAAGTACAGGAACTCTCGGCCCGTGAGCTTTTCGTAAAGAAAGGGCAAGTCGGGCACGTAGGCAAGCTGGGCCTTCGCTGCGAGTCCGTTCTCCCCGATGGAATGGCCGCAGACGTGCACTCTGCCCGCGTCCGGGCGCAACAGCCCGACGATCATCTTGATGGTCGTCGTCTTGCCCGCGCCATTGGGACCCAGAAAGGCGAAGAGCTCCCCCCGGGGGACGGACAGGCTGAGTTCGCGGACGGCGAGCTTTCGCCCGTAGGACTTGCGAACGCCTTCCAGAAGTATGGCTATGTCGTTTAATTCGGAATGCATACTCGGGCTTGCTTACAGTTTCAGCGGAAGGAAAACCGCCGTGCGGCGGCCCGTGCGTCCTCGTCGTATAGCGGTTCGCGATCGATGCGAATGCGCCCTCCGATACCGAGCTCCACTTCCTGTCGATGGACCGTGCCCTTGTCATCCACCCAGGCCTTGGCGCCCAAGGCTTCCAGCACGAAACACTCCGCCCTTCCCATGTTTGTACTCACGAATTCCCGTCCGGTGACTTTCACCACGACGGAGCGGAACCTCTCACCCAATCCCGTCAGGACAGCCACCGGGTTGAAGACCTGAATTCGCCAGTGCTGTCCGACCTCGAGTCCTGCCATCGAGCTGAACGGGCTCAGCGCATCGGAGATGAGCGTGCCCTCGGTCAGCGGAAACTTGAATGTCCGTTGCAAACGACGCAGCGGTCCGTCCGCGAGCGTGAATGAGAAATCCGAATGAAAGCGCTCGCCATGAAGTGTCAGTTGACCGCTGGGATATTCCACCTCAACTGTGAATTCGTCGAGAATCCCGTTCGCCTGGAAGACGGCGTCCGTCGTGACCCGGAGGGGGGCGATGGGTAAAGGGAATCGCTCGATGAAGACAAGATCCGTCCGCCGGATCGACGTTTCATCAATCGTATAATCCGTCCACATTGTCCCCAGGCGGCCGTCGTCGTTTGCAATGGTGTACTGCGTTTTCCGACCTTGGGTTTGCAGCCATTCCGTGACCTTCAGCGGCGGAGCAGGGCGTGCCATCCATCCCGGCAGGACATCGCGGGCGAAGAGCCAGCTCATCGCCAAGATCCACAATGGAACGATGATCCATCCGGTTCCGCGGGTGAACAAGACTGACCTCTGGTAAACTGGGCGCCCGCGTCGGGCGCAGTACGCCGGCCATGCCGCTGCGACAGGGCGCGCGAAGCACGATGGATCAGGCTCCATGCGCCTTGGCCATCGGCTTTCGATCCGGGGCTTTGCATTGTAGGTTATGCCGCGTCGTATCGTCAATTTGGACATGGGCGCGAAGACGACGTTCGACAGTTGCTTGCAAAGGACGGCAGGAGATCATGCGCGAAAGCGAACCGGCACCGGGAAAGCGATCCGTCCGCAAGCGCGTGATTCGTCGCATTCTGCTCGTATGGTCGCTCGTCTCGGGTGCGGTCGGCCTGTCCATGCTCCTGGCATTCCAGTGCCGTCCCTCCTGGTACAATCCGGTGGCGGTTGGCGAGGAAGTGCTTCGCCGTGCCCAACGGGAATCGGCCGGGGTGATCGATGACACTGGCAGGCATCTGGTTCGCCGCGAAGCGTACGAGGTGTCCATCACCCAGCAGCAGATCAACGAGTGGCTGGCGGCCATGCCCAAATTATGGCCGCGGTGGGGGAACCGCCTTCCGGAGGACGTCCGGAATCTGGCCGCCAAACTCGAGCCCGGCCGTATTCGCATCGGCGCCCTGGTCGATCGCGGCGGGGTACGTGTGGTGTTGAACGGCGCCCTGCGAATCTCCCTCGCCAATAATGGCCACGCGGTCCGAATTCAACTGGAGCAGATCCGGGGAGGGAAACTGGCGGTTCCTCGACGGTTGATTTCGGCCGTTCACGGATTGCTCAATGATTCAGAAGGCAGCGATAACGAGCAGGGTACGTCGATCGTGGACCTGTTCGACGGCGTGGATGTCCCTAACGATTTCATCTGGCCCAACGGAGAACGGCGCTTCAGGATCGCTGACATCCGTATCGAGCCCGGCGGCGTTCACCTTCGGCTGGAGCCGCTCTGAGCGGTGCCTCATAAGCGCCCGGCGGCCTTTTGCCGATGAATAGACGGTCGCCGTTTGAGGAGCCGTTTTGACCAACAACAACCGCAACAACATTGAGCCGCCGCAGACCGCACGGCTGCTTATCTTCTGCCCGGATCAGCGGGGGATCATTGCCGCCGTTACGGCGTTCATCGCGAAGTACAACGGCAACATTCTCGACGCGGACCAGCACACCGATCCCCAGCGCAGCGAGTTTTTCATGCGTGTGGAGGTGGACCTTCACGGATTCGAACTCACGCGGGACACGTTTGAAGCGGCCTGGTCGCCGGTGTCCGATCAATACACCATGCGCTGGCGGGCATACTGGGGTAACCACCGCAAACGCATGGCGATCCTGACGAGTCGCGAGGGGCACTGCCTGAACGATCTGCTTTGGCGCTGGCGCACGGGAGAATTGAACGTGGATATCCCCTGCGTCGTCAGCAATCACCCCGACCTGCGGGACCACGTGGAGGCTTGCGGTCTGCCGTACCACGAGTTGCCGGTGGAAAATAACGACGTGAATTCACAAGAGGCGAGGGTGCTCGAACTTCTGGAAGACGCGCGGGTCGATTTCGTGGTACTGGCACGGTATATGCGAATTCTCTCCGGCACGTTTGTGGCGCGGTACCCGGAGCGCATCATCAATATTCACCACAGTTTTCTGCCAGCGTTCGCCGGACCCAGACCGTATCACCGCGCGTACGAACGAGGCGTCAAGATCATTGGTGCTACCAGCCACTACGTAACAGAAGTCCTCGACGATGGGCCGATCATCGCCCAGGCGACGCTTGCCGTGGACCACCGTGACACGGTGGCCGATCTGGTCCGCAAAGGGCGGGACCTGGAACGCGTGGTCCTCGCCACGGCCGTTCGGCAGCATGTTGAAGATAAGATACTGGTGAGTCAGAACCGGACAATCGTCTTTGATTGACCGGTGCCTACCGGCGTCCCTTCGTTCGCGCCGTACGCTTCGTTCGACCGTTCGCCGGTACTTCCTCCCCTTCCAGTGGACAATGCGCATGGCCGCCGACAAGCACGCACGTGCGGTCTTCGAAGGCGCCGCACTGCAGGCAATAGTGCTCGACTTCGCTGTTTGCCTGGGCAAGATGAGCAGCAATGTTCTGAAGGTTCTCGGCAAGGTTGTCGGCCGAACCGACGCGCGCGTCTCGTAATGCGGCGCGGACCAGATGCCGCTGCTGCTTGTTCACCTCTCGCGCCAGGCGTCGGCCCTGCTCGGTCAAATGCAGATTCACTTCGCGGCGATCGGTCTTGGCGCTGAGGCGATTGACGAGCTTCGCACGGACCATGGAGTCGATCAGCTGAGTGACGGCCGGTTTGGACACACCGAGATAGCGTCCAACCTGGGTGGCGGTGTGCCCTCCGCTTTGCGCCAGGAGGCGGAGAATCTGGACCTTTGAAGCGGAAAGCGGCTCACCCGCCGCGCTCTCGACGGCCTGCGTCTCAAGCACATGCTGCACGCTGCGCGAGAAAACGAGAATGGCCTTGAGGAGCTTATCCAATGACTTTGTCGACTGTACAGCCGTGGGCATAGACCTACCTCCAGCGATGGGGAAATCTGGCTTGCGTCAGCGCGAACCGACCCTGGAACATTGACGACCCGGTGTCACTTCCGGGGAAACCGGCCGGAGGTTACCTCGGCCCGGAGGTCGACCTGCGCGGTCCGGATTGCGTTGTGCCGACAACGATGACGACACACCCGGTTCACTTCACCGCAAAGTCATAGCGTTCCTGCAGGAGGCTGTCAAGTTTATTGCCTGAACGAGTTTAGACGCCGTTACAGCGCCGGCTGGAAGAATGTGACGGGCGAGAGTGCTGAAGCGACAGTTTACGGGCTTCGCCTACACCCCGTTAAGATTGTGGCCCATTTTCTCCTTCTTGGTTCGCAGGTACGCCGCGTTGTACAGGTTTGCCGGGAACTCCAACGCGATTTGCTCGGCGATTTTTACACCGTAGACCTCGAGTCGCTTCACCTTCTTGGGGTTGTTGGTCAGGATGCGGAGTTGCCGTAGCCCGAGATCGCGGATGATGTGCGCCCCGACTCCGTAATCCCGGCGATCCACGGGCAGGCCGAGTTTGAGATTGGCCTCGACAGTGTCCAGGCCACCGTCCTGAAGCTGGTACGCCTTGAGCTTGTTGTGCAGCCCGATGCCCCGCCCCTCCTGGCGAAGATAGATGATGGCGCCTTTTCCGGCATCCTGCACCATCTTCATGGATGCGTCGAGTTGCTCGCCGCAGTCGCAGCGGGCCGAGTGAAAGACATGGCCCGTCATGCACTCGGATTCCACACGCACGAGCACCGGTTCGTCGTGAACGATCGGTTGTCCGTCTGCACCCAGGTCGCCGACGCCGCCACAGCACAGCGCCAGGTGGGGCTCCGGATCAACCGGCGAGTGGTAGGCGATCAAGGTAAACTCGCCAAAGGATGTTGGGAGCTTTGTCACAACGCCGCGATGCACAAACGGCTCACGCATCATGCGGTATTCGATGACGTCCGCAACGGTGTACATGCGCAGGCCGTGGCGCTCGCAGAATCGGACCAGATCCGGCGTGCGGGCCATGGTGCCGTCGTCGTTCATGATCTCGATGATCGCTGCGGCGGGGCGCAGACCGGCCAGCCGACAAAGATCGACCGAACCTTCCGTCTGGCCTGCGCGGACGAGTACGCCGCCATCGCGTGCCATCAGGGGGTTAATATGTCCGGGGCGAACCAGGTCCGTCGGTCGCGAATCGGGCGCGCAGGCGACCTCGATGGTCCGCGCACGATCGCTGGCGGATACACCCGTAGTCACGCCGAACCGTGGATGGGCGTCGATCGTCAAAGTGAATGCCGTTCCGTAGCGCGTCGTGTTCTGCGAGGCCTGGAGTGGCAGATTGAGCTCTTCGCAGCGCTCTCGCGCCATCGCCAAACAGAGCACGCCGCGGGCGCGGGTCAGCATGAAATTCACGGCCTCGGGTGTGATGGCCTGCGCGGCGACGACCAGATCGCCTTCGTTTTCCCGGTCAGCGTCATCTACCAGTACGATGAACCTCCCCTGCCGAAGGTCCTCGAAGGCCTGCTCGATGGGGGAGAAGGGTGAGTCCGTCATACGGAACGCTCCTGTGCGAGGCGTGTTGATTCGCGGCGATCGGCCTGAATTCCGGCAATGAAGTAGTCTATCACCGCCGCGACGGCCAGACCACTGGCCATCCACCAGACTGTAGGCAAGGTCCGTACCACCGGCGACGGAAGATCGGGCGCCGCGAGCACCAAGCCCACCAGCACCAATTGGAACAGCGTGCAGACCTTTCCTGTCAAACGGGGGCGGTCGAGCCCGCGCCCGATTTTCAGATACAACGCGGCCAGCCCGAGCGTCACGACGATGTCCTTGCCGATCACGATCGCCGGGACCCACCAGGGAACACGATGTCCCGGAACCGCCGTCGCAGGTATCGCCAGGAGGACGAGGGCGACGGCGATCAGGAGCTTGTCGGCCAAGGGGTCCAGGACGAAGCCTGCCCGGCTTTGCTGCCCGAGCCTGCGGGCGAGGTACCCATCCAGGGCGTCGCTCACCGCCATCACGAGGAAAAGGCCGAAGGCGACGCGTCGCCAGAATGGATCGGCGGGAAACTCGATGAGGATCAGGCTGAGCGGAAGGAGCAATACCATCCGTGCGGCACTGATCGCATTCGGCCAGGTCAGCCACTCCGGCCTTGACGGGCGGCGGTTGGTCGAATGCTCCATCATTCGGTTCGCCGGGAGACCGCCAGATCGTCGACTTGTGCGGATGGCTCGCTCGCGGCGAGCAGGATTGTTCCGATGTCGGTAAGGGTTTGTGGTCGTTCCGCGGTGTAATATCCGCCGTGGGGGGCAACGGCGACGACCGCGGGCAGCGCAAGCTGACCAAACGCGGTCTCCGTGCGCTGTGACCAAGGCCAGCCGACCGTCACGCGGCGAATCCGCCAACCGGCGAGGCGACGGCGGATCTCGAGTCTTTCAAGAAGGGATCGAACTTGCCCCCAGTCGCCGGTCATACGTCTTGCGTAAACGACAAGAGTCGGTGAGGAGCTACTCGTCAGACGTTCGAGCGAAACATCTGCGGCGCGTTCCCAAGCTAGACTTCTTTCGCGCGGAAGCAGATCATCGCGCACCGGCGTGGCGCCCGGGGGATTGGCACGCTCGAGAAAATTCAGTACCTCGCCGGTAGTTTGAATACCCGACACGGCATGGTACGTCCCGTCTCGGTGGACGATGATGACCGCCGGGGCCCGCTCCACGCCGAATTGGGCCACATAGCGCCGGTCCGGCTCGGAGGAACGGAACAGCTTGCAGCAGGTGTACGGTTTCAGCGCCTCTCTCAAGCCTTCGTCCCGAAGGAGGTCGCGAAGGTCGTCGTGCACGCCGGGGCGGGTGTTGTCGTAATAGATGAACAGCGGGGTATCGGTTCCGCGGGCGGCTCGCTCGGCCGATTCGAAATCCGTGCGCCAGCGCATCAGCGCGCCAGTCGGGCCGAGCGCGCATGCGCCGCTCAGTCCAAGGACAGCCGCCGAGAGGAAAACTCGAATCCAGCGCATCGTGCCTCGATCGGGAATTGAAGCCGAGGGCAGCCAATCTCCTCCGCGCCGCAAAGAACCGGAGGAGATTCTAAGCGGCGTCGCCGAGCGAGGCAATTCATGTCGTCTGTGACAGGGGGACCGAAGCACCGGAGTCGGCGGTGTGGGACCGCCGCCAGATCCGCCGATCGATCGAAGAGAGTTGCTCCGCCTCCGTATCGTCGGACAGGACGCGGGCCAGGCGTTCGAACGTCTTCTCGCGTCGGCGGAGCGCCTTGACCAGCTCGGGATCGAATTGCGTACCGGACGCCTCCGTAATGATCCGAAGCGCCTCGGCGTGGGGAACCGGCTCCTTGTACACCCGGCGCGACGTCAGCGCGTCGTAGACGTCGGCGACCGCGACGACCCGTGCCGAAAGGGGGATTTCGCGTCCCCGTGTGCCGTCGGGGTATCCATTTCCGTTGAACCATTCGTGGTGGCTTCGGGCAATCTCCACGGCCATTTTCAGAAAGCCTGCGTGCGGAACAAGGTCGACCACTTCCTGAATCGTATGCGCGCCGATGGCAGTGTGTGTTCGCATCGCCTGCATTTCCTCGTCCGTGAGCCTTCCCGGCTTGTTGAGGATGCTGTCGGGAATGGCAACCTTGCCAATGTCGTGAAGGGGAGCCGCTCGCTCCAGATCACGGATAAACCGGTCATCGATCAGTCCGGAGTACGAGGATGATTCGTGCAGTTCCCTGGCCAGAACCGCGCTGAATTTCGTCACACGTTCCACGTGGTGGCCGGTATCGGAGTCGCGGTGCTCGGCGAGCTTCGCCAACGCAAAGACGATGGCGTCCCTCGCCTCTTCCCGCGAGCGGACAACCTGGTGCTTCCTGACAGCCGCGGCCGCATCGTTGGCAATGAGGTCTACGTACTCCAAGTCCGTTCCCGCAAATGGTTTTCCGTCACGGCGGAATCCCCCGATCAGCACGCCGAGCGTCGCGTGTTCCTCGATCATGGGAATACAAACGAACGGCGGCTCGCCAAGCATCAGCAGATCGCTCGGGCGGAGTGATTCGGGAAGGTCTTCCGGCCGGTTGATAATGAGAGGCACGCCGTCTTGGAAGACTTCTCCCGGAATGCTGCCATTCACCGGCAAAGACATTCCGGCGAGCTGTCGCCCAATGGTTCCCGTGGATCCCGCGACGACGAGCAGTTCCTTCGAAGGATCGGGAAGCAGTGCGCTTACCCGACGGCACTGGGTCACATTCGAAAGGGTATGGATCGTATGCTGAATGACGGCCTTCATCGTCCGGCAGGCGACCAACTGGCGGGCAAATTCGAACAGTCCGTTCATGACCCGCTTTTGCACGCCACGCTCAATTTCCGCTGCGGTCAGACTCTGGAACTTCAATCGATCCTTCACCAGCCTCTTCACGCGAAAGAGCAGTTCCTGCGGGGACATGTCAGCGACGGCGAGGTCGTCCGCGTGAATCTCGATCGCGTGCTGGGCGACTTCGGGTCTGATGCAGTCCGCAACCAGCATGAGCGGCGTTTCCGCAGTCAGATCGCGGTATTTCAAGCACTCTGCCGCCGCAATCCATCTCGAGGCGGGCTCGACGAGCGGCAAGAGTACGACATCCGGCGCGGAGGAGGGATCAAGCCCCTCGATCGGGTCGTCCAACGATGAGAATTGGACCTCACAGCCTTCCGAGTCAAGCATGCCGCATCGCTCTCGAAACGCGGACGAGGGCTCCACGACCAGGATCCGGGCCGGTCGCTCGGTGCCGGGGTGGACCAGATCCTGGGGCGGACTGGGGGACTGGACAACGCCGGTATCGAATCTCGATCGGAGATGGGCATTCAGTGTGCTTGCCAGACAGATCCGGTTGCGACCCTGGTACTTGGCCGCGTACAGGGCCTCGTCCGCCGCCCGGAGCAGGTCGTCCGGCGATTTCATTCCCGGGGTTCTTGTGGCCACACC from the Phycisphaerae bacterium genome contains:
- the ribB gene encoding 3,4-dihydroxy-2-butanone-4-phosphate synthase, encoding MTDSPFSPIEQAFEDLRQGRFIVLVDDADRENEGDLVVAAQAITPEAVNFMLTRARGVLCLAMARERCEELNLPLQASQNTTRYGTAFTLTIDAHPRFGVTTGVSASDRARTIEVACAPDSRPTDLVRPGHINPLMARDGGVLVRAGQTEGSVDLCRLAGLRPAAAIIEIMNDDGTMARTPDLVRFCERHGLRMYTVADVIEYRMMREPFVHRGVVTKLPTSFGEFTLIAYHSPVDPEPHLALCCGGVGDLGADGQPIVHDEPVLVRVESECMTGHVFHSARCDCGEQLDASMKMVQDAGKGAIIYLRQEGRGIGLHNKLKAYQLQDGGLDTVEANLKLGLPVDRRDYGVGAHIIRDLGLRQLRILTNNPKKVKRLEVYGVKIAEQIALEFPANLYNAAYLRTKKEKMGHNLNGV
- a CDS encoding MarR family transcriptional regulator, with translation MPTAVQSTKSLDKLLKAILVFSRSVQHVLETQAVESAAGEPLSASKVQILRLLAQSGGHTATQVGRYLGVSKPAVTQLIDSMVRAKLVNRLSAKTDRREVNLHLTEQGRRLAREVNKQQRHLVRAALRDARVGSADNLAENLQNIAAHLAQANSEVEHYCLQCGAFEDRTCVLVGGHAHCPLEGEEVPANGRTKRTARTKGRR
- a CDS encoding diguanylate cyclase is translated as MMTPPRSRVLVVDDDPDALHFLQAHLEQAGYEVLTATDGCEALHVLLDQGCQIVVTDLAMPSMDGLALCRAIRTHEGIPFVYVVVVAEQPQAENQLIQAFEAGADGFLVKPLRPGAVIARLRGGERVLRVHSDLERQNREVHRTNAELAVANTRLEDAYAELRRLATRDELTGLTNRWDILRQLESAWGDNTGDANAITCISLDLDHFKNVNDTYGHAAGDAVLRETAKTLLRTTRENERVARFGGEEFLILLKNTTESDGSILASRLRLAVESQGVEFRGHTLGITVSLGVATRTPGMKSPDDLLRAADEALYAAKYQGRNRICLASTLNAHLRSRFDTGVVQSPSPPQDLVHPGTERPARILVVEPSSAFRERCGMLDSEGCEVQFSSLDDPIEGLDPSSAPDVVLLPLVEPASRWIAAAECLKYRDLTAETPLMLVADCIRPEVAQHAIEIHADDLAVADMSPQELLFRVKRLVKDRLKFQSLTAAEIERGVQKRVMNGLFEFARQLVACRTMKAVIQHTIHTLSNVTQCRRVSALLPDPSKELLVVAGSTGTIGRQLAGMSLPVNGSIPGEVFQDGVPLIINRPEDLPESLRPSDLLMLGEPPFVCIPMIEEHATLGVLIGGFRRDGKPFAGTDLEYVDLIANDAAAAVRKHQVVRSREEARDAIVFALAKLAEHRDSDTGHHVERVTKFSAVLARELHESSSYSGLIDDRFIRDLERAAPLHDIGKVAIPDSILNKPGRLTDEEMQAMRTHTAIGAHTIQEVVDLVPHAGFLKMAVEIARSHHEWFNGNGYPDGTRGREIPLSARVVAVADVYDALTSRRVYKEPVPHAEALRIITEASGTQFDPELVKALRRREKTFERLARVLSDDTEAEQLSSIDRRIWRRSHTADSGASVPLSQTT
- a CDS encoding CDP-alcohol phosphatidyltransferase family protein yields the protein MMEHSTNRRPSRPEWLTWPNAISAARMVLLLPLSLILIEFPADPFWRRVAFGLFLVMAVSDALDGYLARRLGQQSRAGFVLDPLADKLLIAVALVLLAIPATAVPGHRVPWWVPAIVIGKDIVVTLGLAALYLKIGRGLDRPRLTGKVCTLFQLVLVGLVLAAPDLPSPVVRTLPTVWWMASGLAVAAVIDYFIAGIQADRRESTRLAQERSV
- a CDS encoding ABC transporter ATP-binding protein, which codes for MHSELNDIAILLEGVRKSYGRKLAVRELSLSVPRGELFAFLGPNGAGKTTTIKMIVGLLRPDAGRVHVCGHSIGENGLAAKAQLAYVPDLPFLYEKLTGREFLYFVAEMYGLSNAQRDRRLDHLLRRLDVLEFLDQLTENYSHGMKQKVVLAAALLHDPAVLVIDEPMVGLDPRSIRAVKDLFVEHTRAGGTVFMSTHTLDIAEAVADRIGIINRGDLIAIGTLDELRSQARQQQSLEDIFLRLTETQADG
- the purU gene encoding formyltetrahydrofolate deformylase, with the translated sequence MEPPQTARLLIFCPDQRGIIAAVTAFIAKYNGNILDADQHTDPQRSEFFMRVEVDLHGFELTRDTFEAAWSPVSDQYTMRWRAYWGNHRKRMAILTSREGHCLNDLLWRWRTGELNVDIPCVVSNHPDLRDHVEACGLPYHELPVENNDVNSQEARVLELLEDARVDFVVLARYMRILSGTFVARYPERIINIHHSFLPAFAGPRPYHRAYERGVKIIGATSHYVTEVLDDGPIIAQATLAVDHRDTVADLVRKGRDLERVVLATAVRQHVEDKILVSQNRTIVFD